A stretch of the Thiohalospira halophila DSM 15071 genome encodes the following:
- the fabD gene encoding ACP S-malonyltransferase yields MTTAFVFPGQGSQSVGMLADLAESAPEVRATFDEASAALGEDLWALSQEGPEEALNRTDRTQPAMLAAGVAVWRAWQARGGGRPVAMAGHSLGEYTALVCAGSLAFDEAVRLVADRGCFMQEAVPAGEGAMAAILGLDDETVMGLCGEAAQGDVVQAVNFNAPGQVVIAGDTAAVERAVAAAREAGAKRAVTLPVSVPSHCSRMHPAAERLADRLEGVALNSPEIPVIHNVDAAPANDPAAIRDALVRQVENPVRWVASIQHMAADGATDFVEAGPGKVLAGLIKRIDRNVRPWAVADAAGLEAALQAEEGKA; encoded by the coding sequence ATGACAACCGCATTCGTCTTTCCCGGTCAGGGCTCGCAGTCGGTGGGCATGCTCGCCGACCTGGCCGAGTCCGCCCCCGAGGTTCGCGCTACCTTCGATGAGGCCTCCGCTGCCCTGGGCGAGGACCTCTGGGCCCTTAGCCAGGAGGGGCCGGAAGAGGCCCTGAACCGAACCGACCGCACGCAGCCCGCCATGCTGGCCGCCGGCGTGGCCGTCTGGCGCGCCTGGCAGGCGCGTGGCGGCGGCCGACCGGTCGCCATGGCCGGCCACAGCCTGGGCGAGTATACGGCCCTGGTCTGCGCCGGCAGCCTCGCCTTCGACGAGGCGGTGCGCCTGGTGGCCGACCGCGGTTGCTTCATGCAGGAGGCGGTGCCGGCGGGCGAGGGCGCCATGGCGGCCATCCTCGGACTGGATGACGAGACCGTGATGGGCCTCTGCGGTGAGGCGGCGCAGGGCGACGTGGTCCAGGCGGTAAACTTCAACGCCCCCGGCCAGGTGGTCATCGCCGGTGATACGGCGGCCGTGGAGCGTGCGGTCGCGGCGGCCAGGGAGGCCGGTGCCAAGCGCGCCGTGACCCTCCCGGTCTCCGTGCCCTCCCACTGCAGCCGGATGCACCCGGCGGCCGAACGGCTCGCCGATCGTCTGGAGGGCGTTGCCCTGAACAGCCCCGAGATCCCGGTGATCCACAACGTGGATGCGGCGCCGGCCAACGACCCGGCGGCCATCCGGGATGCCCTGGTCCGGCAGGTCGAGAACCCGGTGCGCTGGGTCGCCAGCATTCAGCACATGGCCGCCGATGGCGCCACCGATTTCGTCGAGGCCGGCCCGGGCAAGGTCCTGGCCGGGCTCATCAAGCGTATCGACCGCAATGTGCGCCCCTGGGCGGTGGCCGATGCCGCCGGCTTGGAGGCGGCGCTGCAGGCAGAGGAGGGCAAGGCATGA
- the pabC gene encoding aminodeoxychorismate lyase, which translates to MNCLLDGRPAEALPLDDRGVSYGDALFETLRVVGGRAEAWSDHMARLSRGATRLGLPAPDVEALAADAAALFADGGDGILRLWWSRGSGGRGYRPPEPATPRRMACRFPAAERPAAVATVRRCTTRLARQPLLAGLKHANRLEQVLARAEWDDPAIHEGLVCDTDGVLVEAVQSNLFWVREGVLETPDLSESGVAGIIRNRLLTLAEAGGLITRVVRQPPAALAGASEAFLTNSVFHLWPIARFEGLEWPAPGPVARELADQLSNDLEQRP; encoded by the coding sequence ATGAACTGCCTGCTGGATGGCCGGCCGGCCGAGGCGCTCCCCCTGGATGATCGGGGAGTCAGTTACGGGGATGCGCTCTTCGAGACCCTCCGAGTCGTGGGCGGCCGCGCGGAGGCCTGGAGCGACCACATGGCGCGCCTCTCCCGCGGCGCCACCCGCCTGGGGCTGCCGGCCCCGGATGTCGAGGCGCTGGCCGCCGATGCCGCGGCCCTCTTCGCGGATGGCGGCGACGGGATCCTGCGGCTCTGGTGGAGCCGGGGCTCCGGGGGCCGCGGCTACCGCCCGCCGGAGCCCGCGACGCCGCGGCGCATGGCCTGCCGCTTCCCGGCGGCGGAGAGGCCAGCGGCCGTGGCCACCGTGCGCCGGTGCACGACCCGGCTGGCCCGGCAGCCACTGCTGGCCGGGCTCAAGCACGCCAACCGGCTGGAGCAGGTCCTGGCCCGGGCCGAATGGGACGACCCGGCCATCCACGAGGGGCTGGTCTGTGACACCGACGGAGTCCTGGTGGAAGCGGTCCAGTCCAACCTCTTCTGGGTGCGGGAGGGTGTGCTGGAGACCCCGGATTTGTCGGAGTCCGGGGTCGCTGGCATTATCCGCAACCGGCTCCTGACCCTGGCCGAGGCCGGAGGTCTGATCACCCGGGTGGTCCGCCAACCGCCGGCGGCGTTGGCCGGCGCCTCCGAGGCCTTTCTGACCAACAGCGTCTTCCACCTCTGGCCCATCGCCCGCTTCGAGGGGCTGGAATGGCCGGCGCCGGGGCCGGTGGCCCGGGAACTGGCCGACCAACTGTCCAACGACCTGGAGCAGCGACCGTGA
- the acpP gene encoding acyl carrier protein, with product MSTVEERVKKIVVEQLGVKEDEVTTSASFVDDLGADSLDTVELVMALEEEFETEIPDEDAEKITTVQQAVDYINQHKE from the coding sequence ATGAGCACTGTGGAAGAACGAGTCAAGAAGATTGTGGTCGAGCAGCTGGGCGTGAAGGAGGACGAGGTCACCACCTCCGCCTCCTTTGTCGATGACCTCGGCGCCGACTCCCTGGATACCGTGGAGCTGGTCATGGCCCTCGAGGAGGAGTTCGAGACCGAGATCCCGGACGAGGATGCCGAGAAGATCACCACGGTCCAGCAGGCCGTCGACTACATCAATCAGCACAAGGAATAG
- the fabF gene encoding beta-ketoacyl-ACP synthase II: MTKRRVVVTGLGTVSPVGLDVKSSWENILAGRSGIGPIERFDVSSFPTRIGGPVRDFDVTRYISAKDAKKMDVFIHYGIAAADEALTNAGLEVTEENAERIGVSVGSGIGGIGGIETGYEGFLKGGPRKISPFFVPQAIINMVAGHVSIRHGLKGPNISLVTACATGTHSVGEAGRIIEYGDADVMIAGGAEMATTPTGLGGFCAARALSTRNDEPERASRPWDADRDGFVLSDGAGVMVLEEYEHARARGAPILAELAGYGMSGDAHHMTAPSEGGEGASRCMQAALRNAGLNAEDVNYVNAHGTSTDAGDLAETLAAKRTFGDRAYQVPMSSTKSMTGHLLGAAGGVEAVYTVLAVRDQVAPPTINLENPGEGCDLDYVPNTAREMPIEVGLTNSFGFGGTNATLAFRRLR, encoded by the coding sequence TTGACTAAACGACGCGTAGTGGTCACCGGTCTGGGTACCGTCTCGCCGGTCGGCCTGGACGTTAAGAGCTCGTGGGAGAATATCCTGGCGGGGCGTAGCGGCATCGGCCCCATCGAGCGTTTCGATGTAAGCAGCTTCCCGACCCGGATCGGCGGCCCGGTCCGCGATTTCGATGTCACCCGGTACATCTCCGCCAAGGATGCCAAGAAGATGGATGTCTTCATCCACTACGGCATCGCGGCGGCGGATGAGGCCCTGACCAATGCCGGTCTGGAGGTCACCGAGGAGAATGCCGAGCGCATCGGCGTCTCCGTGGGCTCGGGCATCGGCGGCATCGGCGGCATCGAGACCGGCTACGAGGGCTTCCTCAAGGGCGGGCCCCGGAAGATCTCGCCCTTCTTCGTCCCGCAGGCCATCATCAACATGGTGGCCGGGCACGTCTCCATCCGGCACGGGCTCAAGGGGCCGAATATCTCCCTGGTGACCGCCTGCGCCACTGGCACGCACAGTGTCGGCGAGGCGGGGCGCATCATCGAGTACGGGGATGCCGACGTGATGATCGCCGGCGGGGCCGAGATGGCCACCACGCCCACCGGGCTGGGCGGTTTCTGTGCCGCCCGGGCGCTCTCCACGCGCAATGACGAGCCCGAGCGGGCCAGTCGGCCGTGGGATGCGGACCGGGACGGCTTCGTCCTCAGTGACGGGGCCGGCGTCATGGTGCTGGAGGAGTACGAACACGCCCGGGCGCGGGGAGCCCCCATCCTCGCCGAGCTCGCGGGCTACGGCATGAGCGGTGATGCCCACCACATGACCGCCCCCTCCGAGGGCGGCGAGGGTGCCAGCCGCTGCATGCAGGCGGCTCTGCGCAATGCCGGGCTCAACGCCGAGGACGTGAACTACGTCAACGCCCATGGCACCTCCACGGATGCCGGCGACCTGGCGGAGACCCTGGCGGCCAAGCGGACCTTTGGGGACCGGGCCTACCAGGTACCCATGAGTTCCACCAAGTCCATGACCGGCCACCTCCTGGGGGCGGCCGGTGGCGTGGAGGCGGTCTACACCGTCCTCGCCGTCCGCGACCAGGTGGCGCCGCCGACCATCAACCTGGAGAACCCGGGCGAGGGCTGCGACTTGGACTATGTCCCGAATACGGCGCGGGAGATGCCCATCGAGGTGGGTCTGACCAACTCCTTCGGCTTCGGCGGCACCAACGCCACGCTCGCCTTCCGCCGCCTGCGCTAG
- a CDS encoding aminodeoxychorismate synthase component I, producing the protein MPRPRQPLIQRLDGTLDGGGMAALARTRPERYPFLLQSVASGTAQGRYDLLLAFPGERLTLSRDFELQGPHAESRDFLTALDRWFLEERRPRPEGLPFAGGWFLYLGYELAGQVEPRLALPATEEPLPVATAVRVPAALIRDTATGALWWATEDPEAAPLSAVEADLADTPVAESPFRLESLEEDPPDRYLEAVARARRYIRDGDIFQANLARTWRGRLGAETGPDTLYARLSRANPGPFAGLARLEEATVISSSPERLLAIRDDRVSMRPIAGTRPRGEGASDAALRAELESHPKERAEHIMLVDLIRNDLGRICRPGTVSVDELMTLEEYAHVHHIVSEVGGELGPGFGPGEAIRATFPGGTITGCPKVRCMEIIAELEGSGRGAYTGSMGYLDAGGDLDLNILIRTLVQYGDRLTLRAGAGIVADSEPEAELAETRAKARGLLAALEGGEA; encoded by the coding sequence ATGCCGCGACCGCGCCAGCCGCTCATCCAGCGGCTCGACGGGACCCTGGATGGCGGGGGTATGGCCGCCCTCGCGCGGACCCGGCCGGAACGCTATCCCTTCCTGCTCCAGAGCGTCGCCTCGGGCACGGCCCAGGGTCGGTACGACCTGCTGCTCGCCTTCCCGGGGGAACGGCTGACCCTCTCGCGCGACTTCGAACTGCAGGGCCCCCACGCCGAGTCCCGTGATTTCCTGACGGCCCTGGACCGCTGGTTCCTGGAGGAACGGCGTCCCCGGCCGGAGGGGCTCCCCTTCGCCGGCGGCTGGTTCCTCTATCTCGGCTACGAACTGGCCGGCCAGGTGGAGCCGCGCCTGGCGCTGCCGGCGACCGAGGAGCCGCTGCCGGTGGCCACCGCCGTACGCGTCCCGGCGGCACTCATCCGCGACACCGCGACCGGGGCCCTCTGGTGGGCGACGGAGGATCCGGAGGCCGCACCGCTGTCCGCGGTGGAGGCCGATCTGGCGGACACTCCCGTCGCCGAAAGCCCCTTCCGCCTGGAGTCGCTGGAGGAGGATCCCCCCGACCGTTACCTGGAGGCGGTGGCCCGGGCCCGTCGCTACATCCGGGACGGGGACATCTTCCAGGCCAACCTGGCACGGACCTGGCGCGGGCGCCTGGGGGCGGAGACCGGGCCGGACACCCTCTATGCGCGACTCTCCCGGGCCAATCCCGGCCCCTTTGCCGGCCTCGCCCGGCTGGAGGAGGCCACGGTGATCAGCTCCTCGCCGGAGCGACTCCTGGCGATCCGCGACGATCGGGTCAGCATGCGCCCCATCGCCGGTACCCGTCCGCGCGGGGAGGGGGCCAGCGATGCCGCCCTGCGGGCCGAGCTGGAGTCCCACCCCAAGGAGCGGGCCGAACACATCATGCTCGTCGACCTCATCCGCAACGACCTCGGCCGGATCTGCCGGCCGGGGACCGTCTCCGTGGACGAACTCATGACCCTGGAGGAGTACGCCCATGTCCACCACATCGTCTCCGAGGTGGGCGGGGAACTGGGCCCGGGGTTCGGACCGGGGGAGGCCATCCGGGCCACCTTCCCGGGGGGGACCATCACCGGCTGCCCCAAGGTGCGCTGCATGGAGATCATCGCGGAACTGGAAGGCAGTGGCCGGGGCGCCTATACCGGTAGCATGGGGTACCTGGATGCCGGCGGTGACCTCGACCTCAACATCCTGATCCGGACACTGGTCCAGTACGGCGATCGCCTGACCCTGCGGGCGGGTGCCGGGATCGTCGCCGATTCCGAGCCGGAAGCCGAACTCGCGGAGACCCGCGCCAAGGCGCGCGGACTGCTGGCCGCCCTGGAGGGGGGCGAGGCATGA
- the fabG gene encoding 3-oxoacyl-ACP reductase FabG, which yields MNLDNEIALVTGASRGIGRAIAERLGAGGATVIGTATSDKGAGAIGDYLKEAGINGGGYALDVTDPASIDEVLNQVTGAFGAPTILVNNAGITRDNLLMRMKDEEWDEIMRTNLDSVFRMSRGCLRAMMKARHGRIISISSVVGAAGNAGQANYAAAKAGVVGFTKSLAREAAPRGITVNAVAPGFIDTDMTRALEEEQRQALLEQIPAGRLGDPAEIAEAVAFLASPGAGYITGETIHVNGGMYMG from the coding sequence ATGAATCTGGACAACGAGATCGCCCTGGTCACCGGGGCCAGCCGCGGCATCGGCCGCGCCATCGCGGAGCGGCTGGGGGCCGGCGGCGCCACCGTCATCGGTACCGCCACCTCGGACAAGGGGGCCGGCGCCATCGGTGATTACCTCAAGGAGGCCGGCATCAACGGCGGCGGCTACGCCCTGGACGTGACCGACCCGGCCTCCATCGACGAGGTCCTCAACCAGGTCACCGGGGCCTTCGGCGCCCCCACGATCCTGGTGAACAACGCCGGGATCACCCGCGACAATCTCCTCATGCGGATGAAGGACGAGGAGTGGGACGAGATCATGCGCACCAATCTCGACTCCGTCTTCCGCATGTCCCGGGGCTGCCTGCGCGCCATGATGAAGGCGCGCCACGGCCGGATCATCTCCATCAGTTCCGTGGTGGGGGCGGCCGGCAATGCCGGCCAGGCCAACTACGCCGCCGCCAAGGCCGGCGTGGTCGGCTTTACCAAGTCCCTGGCCCGCGAGGCGGCGCCCCGCGGTATCACGGTCAATGCGGTGGCACCGGGTTTCATCGACACCGACATGACCCGGGCCCTGGAAGAGGAACAGCGCCAGGCGCTGCTCGAGCAGATCCCGGCCGGCCGGCTGGGTGACCCTGCGGAGATCGCCGAGGCGGTGGCCTTCCTGGCCTCGCCCGGTGCCGGCTACATCACCGGCGAGACCATCCACGTCAACGGCGGGATGTACATGGGCTGA
- the mltG gene encoding endolytic transglycosylase MltG, whose translation MTINRLLGFLLLAASLGGGWFWMGLDGLANQTLNLEEETVMEVSSGASLKGIAAGLEQQGVIDSAWQFEWLVRLRGDPRAIAVGEYPLQPDMTVGELANRLVHGEVKQYAWTLVEGWNIRQVLASLHRHPAVKHTLPEDADGLMESLGEPSTHPEGRFLPDTYFFTRGTSDRALLKRARAAMQRALAEVWGERQQDGLPLESPEEALILASIIEKETAVPEERRRIAGVFTRRLKQGMRLQTDPTVIYGLGTGFDGDLTRRHLRSSANDYNTYRHDGLPPTPIAMPGRASLEAAVDPARGDALYFVSKGDGSHHFSATLEEHNRAVRRFQLGEGD comes from the coding sequence GTGACCATTAACCGCCTCCTCGGCTTCCTGCTGCTGGCCGCCTCGCTGGGTGGGGGCTGGTTCTGGATGGGGCTGGACGGTCTGGCCAATCAGACGCTGAACCTGGAGGAGGAGACCGTCATGGAGGTCTCCTCCGGCGCCTCGTTGAAGGGGATCGCGGCGGGCCTGGAGCAGCAGGGCGTCATCGATTCGGCCTGGCAGTTCGAATGGCTGGTCCGGCTGCGCGGCGACCCGCGCGCCATCGCCGTGGGGGAATACCCCCTGCAGCCCGACATGACCGTCGGGGAGCTGGCCAACCGGCTGGTCCACGGCGAGGTCAAGCAGTACGCCTGGACCCTGGTGGAGGGCTGGAACATCCGCCAGGTGCTGGCCTCCCTGCACCGCCACCCGGCGGTGAAGCACACCCTCCCGGAGGATGCCGACGGCCTCATGGAGTCCCTGGGGGAGCCGTCGACCCACCCGGAGGGCCGTTTCCTCCCGGACACCTACTTCTTTACCCGCGGAACCAGCGACCGCGCCCTGCTCAAGCGGGCCCGGGCGGCCATGCAGCGGGCCCTCGCCGAGGTCTGGGGGGAGCGCCAGCAGGACGGGCTGCCACTGGAATCCCCGGAGGAGGCGTTGATCCTCGCCTCCATCATTGAAAAGGAGACGGCGGTCCCGGAGGAGCGCCGCCGCATCGCCGGCGTCTTCACCCGGCGCCTGAAGCAGGGCATGCGCCTGCAGACCGATCCCACGGTCATCTACGGCCTGGGCACCGGGTTCGACGGCGACCTGACCCGCCGCCATCTCCGGTCCTCGGCCAACGACTACAATACCTATCGCCACGACGGCCTGCCGCCGACGCCCATCGCCATGCCGGGGCGCGCCTCCCTGGAGGCTGCGGTGGATCCCGCCCGGGGCGATGCGCTCTATTTCGTCAGCAAGGGGGACGGGAGCCATCACTTCTCGGCCACCCTGGAGGAACACAACCGCGCCGTGCGCCGATTCCAGCTGGGGGAGGGGGACTAG